One Ktedonobacteraceae bacterium genomic region harbors:
- a CDS encoding Rrf2 family transcriptional regulator: MWLQVSTKGEYGVRIMAHLARHYGGRPRSLTDIAQAEMLPLAYLEQLVKLLREANPPLVTSTRGAHGGYSLSRDPADITMGEILRTLEGPIAPMICATEGEMTEICGFLDSCRIKYLWAKVRDAVAHTIDTMTLAELVGSSDSEQEKAHPAPTTSQFIAISDIRVAHPSTN; the protein is encoded by the coding sequence ATGTGGTTACAAGTTTCTACAAAAGGCGAATATGGCGTGCGGATCATGGCTCATCTCGCTCGTCATTACGGCGGGCGCCCGCGCTCGCTTACCGATATTGCGCAGGCCGAGATGCTGCCCCTGGCATACCTTGAGCAACTGGTAAAACTGCTGCGCGAGGCGAATCCACCGCTGGTTACGAGTACGCGCGGCGCGCACGGCGGCTATAGCTTGAGCCGCGACCCGGCAGATATTACGATGGGTGAAATCCTGCGCACCCTTGAGGGGCCGATTGCCCCCATGATCTGCGCGACCGAAGGCGAAATGACCGAGATTTGCGGCTTCCTTGACTCGTGCCGCATCAAATATTTGTGGGCCAAAGTGCGTGACGCTGTCGCTCACACCATCGATACCATGACATTGGCCGAACTGGTAGGCTCATCCGATTCGGAGCAGGAGAAAGCGCATCCAGCTCCCACAACATCCCAGTTCATCGCCATCTCTGATATTCGTGTGGCTCATCCGTCCACAAACTAA